The Azospirillum brasilense genome window below encodes:
- the xdhA gene encoding xanthine dehydrogenase small subunit — protein sequence MTGSVRFVLGGRVVEVRDADPTTTVLNWLRANGRPGSKEGCAEGDCGACTVVLGDLAADGRVRYRAVNACILFLPMIDGKLLLTVEDLAGADGELHPVQAAMVDKHASQCGFCTPGFVMALFALHHDGRTAAGGLSDGSIHDALAGNLCRCTGYRPILDAARTMAAERSDDRFDRAEEGIATLLRSIQRDGSFTVTQGAASFHAPWSVEELAALFAAHPNATLVAGATDVGLWVTKQGRSLPTLIHLAQVRELYRIDEGADALEIGAAVTYTDLLPVLERRLPELAALITRIGAAQVRNSGTLGGNIANGSPIGDSMPALLALGASLVLNRGGVRRELPLDRFYHGYRKNDLKPGEFVERIRVPLPREGQRFATWKVSKRRDQDISAVCAAFLLTLDGEGRVAELRAGYGGMAATPARAPALEAAMAGQPWTADSVAAALPALDRDFRPMTDMRASDRYRALVAKNLLMRFLLHTTGAELPSLEAVHG from the coding sequence ATGACGGGCTCTGTGCGTTTCGTGCTCGGCGGACGGGTGGTGGAGGTGCGCGACGCCGATCCCACCACCACGGTGCTGAACTGGCTGCGCGCCAACGGGCGCCCTGGCTCGAAAGAGGGCTGCGCCGAGGGGGATTGCGGCGCCTGCACCGTGGTTCTGGGCGATCTTGCCGCGGACGGGCGCGTCCGTTACCGCGCGGTCAACGCCTGCATCCTCTTCCTGCCGATGATCGACGGCAAACTGCTGCTGACCGTCGAGGATCTGGCCGGCGCGGACGGTGAACTGCACCCCGTCCAGGCGGCGATGGTGGACAAGCACGCCTCGCAATGCGGCTTCTGCACCCCCGGTTTCGTGATGGCGCTGTTCGCGCTCCACCATGACGGGCGCACCGCGGCGGGTGGCCTGAGCGACGGGTCGATCCACGACGCACTGGCCGGCAACCTGTGCCGCTGCACCGGCTACCGCCCGATCCTCGACGCCGCCCGGACCATGGCGGCGGAGCGGAGCGACGACCGCTTCGACCGGGCCGAGGAGGGCATCGCCACCCTGCTGCGCTCGATCCAGCGCGACGGGTCTTTTACCGTCACCCAGGGAGCCGCCAGCTTCCATGCGCCGTGGAGCGTCGAGGAACTGGCCGCCCTGTTCGCGGCGCATCCGAACGCCACGCTGGTGGCCGGGGCGACCGACGTCGGGCTGTGGGTGACCAAGCAGGGACGCAGCCTGCCCACGCTGATCCATCTCGCCCAGGTGCGGGAGCTTTACCGGATCGACGAGGGGGCCGATGCGCTGGAGATCGGCGCGGCCGTGACCTACACCGACCTGCTGCCGGTGTTGGAGCGCCGGCTGCCCGAACTGGCCGCCCTGATCACCCGCATCGGTGCGGCGCAGGTGCGCAACTCCGGCACGCTGGGCGGCAACATCGCCAATGGCTCGCCCATCGGGGACAGCATGCCGGCCCTGCTGGCGCTGGGCGCCTCGCTGGTGCTGAACCGGGGCGGGGTGCGGCGGGAGCTGCCGCTGGACCGCTTCTACCACGGCTACCGCAAGAACGACCTGAAGCCGGGCGAGTTCGTCGAGCGCATCCGCGTCCCCCTGCCGCGCGAGGGCCAGCGCTTTGCCACCTGGAAAGTGTCCAAGCGGCGGGACCAGGACATCTCCGCCGTCTGCGCCGCCTTCCTGCTGACGCTGGACGGAGAGGGGCGGGTGGCGGAGCTGCGCGCCGGCTACGGCGGCATGGCGGCGACCCCGGCCCGCGCCCCGGCGCTGGAGGCGGCGATGGCCGGGCAGCCCTGGACGGCGGACTCTGTGGCGGCGGCCCTGCCGGCGCTCGACCGCGACTTCCGCCCGATGACCGACATGCGGGCCAGCGACCGCTACCGGGCGCTGGTGGCGAAGAACCTGCTGATGCGCTTCCTTCTTCACACGACCGGGGCCGAGTTGCCCTCCCTGGAGGCCGTGCATGGCTGA
- the xdhB gene encoding xanthine dehydrogenase molybdopterin binding subunit has product MADGGTIQPIRGGVHRGIEHESARKHVTGAAAYTDDIPELPGTLHVAVRLSERAHARILGMDLARAKQAPGVHAVLTYADVPGDGDIGTIQRGDPILADDLVTYAGQAVVAVAAETLLQARAAARLVEIYYEDLPAVLTAEAALEKGSFVSPPLTFRRGDAAAAVAGAPHRLTGTLEVGGQDHFYLEGHIAYAIPKEDGDLLVHSSTQHPAEVQHAVAQVLGRPMHGIAVECRRMGGGFGGKESQPAQIAAIAGLLANATKRPVKFRLDRDDDMLMTGKRHDFFVRYDVGFDGEGRIQGLEMDLAGRCGVSLDLSNGVVDRAMFHADNAYYLPAARVTGHRCKTNTVSNTAFRGFGGPQGVIAIEHVVDEIARSLGKDPLDVRRANLYGGPGRDTTHYGMPVEEPEILAELMDRIERDGDYRRRRAEIDAFNARSPVLKKGLAVTPVKFGISFTVKHLNQAAALVHVYTDGSIQVNHGGTEMGQGIHTKMAQIAAQEFQIDVERVRVTASATDKVPNAPPTAASAGTDLNGMAVRIAVGTIRDRLVAFLAQHCHTTPDKVEFRDNAVFAGNHAMTFAEVAKLAYLNRVSLSSTGHYATPKIWWDREKCEGRPFFYFSCGVAVTEALIDTLTGEYSFPRADVLHDCSGSINPAIDLGQVEGAFVQGLGWVTSEELWWDGEGRLRTHAPSTYKIPTSRSLPEDFRVALYTDRPNREDTVFRSKAIGEPPLMLGISAWLALKDAVAAVGGHRLPVRLDAPATPERVLLAVEDVKTRMGSAGG; this is encoded by the coding sequence ATGGCTGACGGCGGCACCATCCAACCGATCCGCGGCGGCGTCCACCGCGGCATCGAGCATGAAAGCGCCCGCAAGCATGTGACGGGCGCCGCGGCCTACACAGACGACATTCCGGAACTGCCCGGCACGCTGCACGTCGCGGTGCGGCTGTCCGAGCGGGCGCACGCGCGCATCCTGGGCATGGACCTGGCGCGGGCGAAGCAGGCGCCGGGCGTCCACGCGGTCCTCACCTACGCCGACGTTCCGGGGGACGGCGATATCGGCACCATCCAGCGCGGCGATCCCATCCTGGCCGATGATCTGGTGACCTACGCCGGGCAGGCGGTGGTCGCCGTGGCGGCGGAAACGCTGCTGCAGGCCCGCGCCGCCGCCCGGCTGGTGGAGATCTATTACGAGGACCTGCCGGCGGTGCTGACCGCCGAGGCGGCGCTGGAGAAGGGCAGCTTCGTCTCGCCGCCGCTGACCTTCCGGCGCGGCGACGCGGCGGCGGCGGTCGCCGGAGCGCCGCACCGGCTGACCGGCACGCTGGAGGTCGGCGGGCAGGACCATTTTTACCTGGAAGGCCACATCGCCTACGCCATCCCCAAGGAGGACGGCGACCTGCTGGTCCATTCCTCGACCCAGCATCCGGCGGAGGTCCAGCACGCCGTCGCCCAGGTGCTGGGGCGTCCGATGCACGGGATCGCCGTGGAGTGCCGGCGCATGGGCGGCGGCTTCGGCGGCAAGGAGAGCCAGCCGGCGCAGATCGCCGCCATCGCCGGCCTGCTGGCCAACGCGACGAAGCGTCCTGTGAAGTTCCGCCTGGACCGCGACGACGACATGCTGATGACCGGCAAGCGCCACGACTTCTTCGTGCGCTACGACGTCGGCTTCGACGGCGAAGGGCGCATCCAGGGTCTGGAGATGGACCTCGCCGGGCGCTGCGGCGTGTCGCTGGACCTGTCCAACGGCGTGGTCGACCGCGCCATGTTCCACGCCGACAACGCCTATTACCTGCCGGCGGCGCGGGTGACCGGGCACCGCTGCAAGACCAACACGGTGTCCAACACCGCCTTCCGCGGCTTCGGCGGGCCGCAGGGCGTCATCGCCATCGAGCATGTGGTGGACGAGATCGCCCGCTCTCTCGGCAAGGACCCGCTCGACGTGCGCCGCGCCAACCTCTATGGCGGGCCGGGCCGCGACACCACCCATTACGGGATGCCGGTGGAGGAGCCGGAGATCCTGGCCGAGCTGATGGACCGGATCGAGCGGGACGGCGACTACCGCCGCCGCCGCGCGGAGATCGACGCCTTCAACGCCCGCAGCCCGGTGCTGAAGAAGGGGCTGGCGGTGACCCCGGTGAAGTTCGGCATCTCCTTCACCGTCAAGCACCTGAACCAGGCGGCGGCGCTGGTCCATGTCTACACCGACGGTTCCATCCAGGTGAACCACGGCGGGACGGAGATGGGGCAGGGCATCCACACCAAGATGGCCCAGATCGCCGCCCAGGAGTTCCAGATCGACGTGGAGCGGGTGCGGGTCACCGCCAGCGCCACCGACAAGGTGCCGAACGCGCCGCCCACCGCCGCATCGGCCGGCACCGACCTGAACGGCATGGCGGTGCGCATCGCCGTGGGGACCATCCGCGACCGGCTGGTGGCGTTCCTCGCCCAGCACTGCCACACCACGCCGGACAAGGTGGAGTTCCGCGACAACGCCGTTTTCGCCGGCAACCACGCCATGACCTTCGCGGAGGTGGCGAAGCTCGCCTATCTGAACCGGGTGTCGCTGTCCTCCACCGGCCATTACGCCACGCCGAAGATCTGGTGGGACCGCGAGAAGTGCGAAGGGCGGCCCTTCTTCTACTTCTCCTGCGGCGTCGCGGTGACCGAGGCGCTGATCGACACGCTGACCGGCGAGTACAGCTTCCCCCGCGCCGACGTGCTGCACGACTGCTCGGGCAGCATCAACCCGGCCATCGACCTGGGGCAGGTGGAGGGCGCCTTCGTCCAGGGGCTGGGCTGGGTCACGTCGGAGGAGCTGTGGTGGGACGGCGAGGGACGCTTGCGCACCCACGCGCCCAGCACCTACAAGATCCCGACCTCGCGCTCGCTGCCGGAGGATTTCCGGGTGGCGCTCTACACCGACCGCCCCAACCGGGAGGACACGGTGTTCCGCTCCAAGGCGATCGGGGAGCCGCCGCTGATGCTCGGCATCTCGGCGTGGCTAGCGCTGAAGGACGCCGTCGCGGCGGTGGGCGGCCACCGGCTGCCCGTGCGCCTCGACGCGCCCGCGACGCCGGAGCGCGTGCTGTTGGCCGTCGAGGATGTGAAGACAAGAATGGGTTCCGCTGGTGGCTGA
- a CDS encoding urease accessory protein UreD, protein MADALMKKVAVHGAATVRFEHRHGATRLATLYHHDPLRVLLPDPRAGDLPIAVLVTTSGGLVGGDRLDVALSAGPGAAALVTTQAAEKVYRSAGPDCRIDTRVTVEAGAWLEWMPQEAIVFEGSRLRRLTRLELEGDARLIAGEMLVFGRAAFGETVTRGLVRDAWEVVRDGRLAWADALHMDDDLAETLAHPAGFGGAGACATLLYAASDAASRLEALRDAAEGLEGVRVGATAFDGLLVVRILGGEARAVRGAYAALWSHLRAAAAGLPTRLPRLWEV, encoded by the coding sequence GTGGCTGATGCGTTGATGAAGAAGGTCGCCGTCCACGGCGCGGCGACGGTGCGGTTCGAGCATCGCCATGGGGCCACGCGCCTCGCCACGCTCTACCACCACGACCCGCTGCGGGTGCTGCTGCCCGACCCGCGGGCGGGAGACCTGCCCATCGCGGTGCTGGTCACCACCTCAGGCGGACTGGTCGGCGGCGACCGGCTGGACGTCGCCCTCTCGGCGGGGCCGGGGGCGGCGGCGCTGGTGACGACGCAGGCGGCGGAGAAGGTCTACCGCTCCGCCGGGCCGGACTGCCGCATCGACACCCGCGTGACGGTTGAGGCCGGCGCTTGGCTGGAATGGATGCCGCAGGAGGCCATCGTCTTCGAGGGCTCCCGCCTGCGCCGCCTGACCCGGCTGGAGCTGGAGGGCGACGCCCGTCTGATCGCCGGTGAGATGCTGGTCTTCGGGCGCGCCGCCTTCGGCGAGACGGTCACCCGCGGTCTCGTCCGCGACGCCTGGGAGGTGGTGCGCGACGGCCGCCTCGCCTGGGCCGACGCCCTGCACATGGACGACGACCTCGCCGAGACGCTGGCCCACCCGGCGGGCTTCGGCGGGGCCGGGGCCTGCGCCACGCTGCTTTACGCCGCATCCGATGCCGCGAGCCGGCTGGAGGCGCTGCGCGACGCGGCGGAGGGGCTGGAGGGCGTGCGGGTTGGTGCCACCGCCTTCGACGGACTGCTGGTCGTCCGCATCCTGGGCGGCGAGGCGCGGGCGGTGCGCGGCGCCTACGCGGCGCTGTGGTCGCATCTGCGCGCGGCGGCGGCTGGCCTGCCGACGCGCCTGCCGCGGCTGTGGGAGGTCTGA
- a CDS encoding urease subunit gamma translates to MNLTPREKDKLLVAMAAMVARRRLERGVKLNHPEAVALITDYVVEGARDGRTVAELMRDGATVITRDQVMDGIPEMIHEIQVEATFPDGTKLVTVHQPIR, encoded by the coding sequence ATGAACCTGACACCGCGCGAGAAGGACAAGCTTCTCGTGGCCATGGCCGCCATGGTGGCGCGCCGCCGGCTGGAGCGTGGCGTGAAGCTGAACCATCCCGAGGCGGTGGCCCTCATCACCGACTATGTGGTGGAGGGCGCGCGCGACGGGCGCACCGTGGCCGAGCTGATGCGCGACGGCGCGACGGTGATCACCCGCGATCAGGTGATGGACGGCATCCCGGAGATGATCCACGAGATCCAGGTCGAGGCCACCTTCCCCGACGGCACCAAGCTCGTCACCGTCCACCAGCCGATTCGCTAA
- a CDS encoding urease subunit beta — MKPGEIIPAAGEIELNAGRDTVELDVANAGDRPIQVGSHYHFAETNGALTFDREKARGFRLDIPAGTAVRFEPGQTRRVRLVAYAGNRVVIGFNGKVNGSL, encoded by the coding sequence ATGAAACCCGGTGAAATCATCCCCGCCGCGGGCGAGATCGAACTCAACGCCGGCCGCGACACGGTGGAGCTGGACGTCGCCAACGCCGGCGACCGCCCGATCCAGGTCGGCTCGCACTATCACTTCGCCGAGACGAACGGGGCGCTTACCTTCGATCGCGAAAAGGCGCGCGGCTTCCGGCTGGACATCCCCGCCGGGACGGCGGTGCGCTTCGAGCCGGGGCAGACACGCCGCGTGCGGCTGGTCGCCTACGCCGGCAACCGCGTGGTCATCGGCTTCAACGGCAAGGTCAACGGCAGCCTGTAA
- the ureC gene encoding urease subunit alpha, protein MAHRIDRAEYAALYGPTVGDRVRLADTDLIVEVERDHTVYGEEVKFGGGKVIRDGMGQAQTSRQGGAVDTVITNALIIDHWGIVKADIGIIGGRIAGIGKAGNPDVQPGVTIVVGPGTEVIAGEGKIVTAGGIDAHIHFICPQQVDEALNSGVTTMLGGGTGPAAGTSATTCTPGPWHMARMLQAAEGLPINLGFFGKGNASRPDALIEQIAAGACGMKLHEDWGTTPAAIDTCLTVAEETDIQVAIHTDTLNESGFVENTIAAFKGRNIHAFHTEGAGGGHAPDIIKVAGLPNVLPSSTNPTRPFTVNTVDEHLDMLMVCHHLSPRIPEDVAFAESRIRRETIAAEDILHDLGVFSMLSSDSQAMGRVGEVIIRTWQTAHKMKVQRGRLAEETGENDNFRVKRYVAKYTINPALSHGIAHVVGSVEVGKLADLVVWSPAFFGVKPDMVLKAGTIAAALMGDPNASIPTPQPVHYRPMFGAYGRAMQASSLTFVSKLSLENEALRSLGLRRELVAVTGVRAIGKKQMIHNDSTPHIEVDPETYEVRADGQLLTCEPADVLPMAQRYFLF, encoded by the coding sequence ATGGCGCATCGCATCGACCGGGCCGAATACGCGGCTCTCTACGGCCCCACCGTGGGCGACCGTGTCCGGCTGGCCGACACCGACCTGATCGTGGAGGTCGAGAGGGACCACACCGTCTACGGCGAGGAGGTCAAGTTCGGTGGCGGCAAGGTGATCCGCGACGGCATGGGGCAGGCCCAGACCTCGCGCCAGGGCGGCGCCGTGGACACCGTCATCACCAACGCGCTGATCATCGACCATTGGGGCATCGTCAAGGCTGACATCGGCATCATCGGCGGGCGCATCGCCGGCATCGGCAAGGCCGGCAACCCGGACGTCCAGCCGGGCGTGACCATCGTCGTCGGGCCGGGGACCGAGGTCATCGCGGGCGAGGGCAAGATCGTCACCGCCGGCGGCATCGACGCCCACATCCACTTCATCTGTCCGCAGCAGGTCGACGAGGCGCTGAACAGCGGCGTCACCACCATGCTGGGCGGCGGCACCGGCCCGGCGGCGGGCACGTCGGCCACCACCTGCACGCCGGGGCCGTGGCACATGGCCCGCATGCTCCAGGCGGCCGAGGGGCTGCCGATCAACCTCGGCTTCTTCGGCAAGGGCAACGCCAGCCGTCCCGACGCGCTGATCGAGCAGATCGCCGCCGGGGCCTGCGGCATGAAGCTGCACGAGGACTGGGGCACCACCCCCGCCGCCATCGACACCTGCCTGACGGTGGCGGAGGAGACGGACATTCAGGTGGCGATCCACACCGACACGCTGAACGAGTCGGGCTTCGTGGAGAACACCATCGCCGCCTTCAAGGGCCGCAACATCCATGCCTTCCACACCGAGGGGGCGGGCGGCGGCCACGCGCCGGACATCATCAAGGTGGCCGGCCTGCCCAACGTGCTGCCCAGCTCCACCAACCCGACGCGGCCCTTCACGGTGAACACGGTGGACGAGCATCTCGACATGCTCATGGTCTGCCACCACCTGTCGCCCCGCATTCCGGAGGACGTGGCCTTCGCCGAAAGCCGCATCCGGCGCGAGACCATCGCGGCGGAGGACATCCTGCACGACCTCGGCGTCTTCTCGATGCTGAGCTCGGACAGCCAAGCCATGGGCCGGGTCGGCGAGGTGATCATCCGTACCTGGCAGACCGCGCACAAGATGAAGGTCCAGCGCGGGCGTCTGGCCGAGGAGACGGGCGAGAACGACAACTTCCGCGTCAAGCGCTACGTCGCCAAATACACCATCAACCCGGCCCTGTCGCACGGCATCGCCCATGTCGTCGGCTCGGTCGAGGTCGGCAAGCTGGCCGATCTGGTCGTCTGGTCGCCGGCCTTCTTCGGCGTGAAGCCGGACATGGTGCTGAAGGCCGGGACCATCGCGGCGGCGCTGATGGGCGACCCCAACGCCTCCATCCCGACGCCACAGCCGGTGCATTACCGCCCGATGTTCGGCGCCTACGGCCGCGCGATGCAGGCCAGTTCCCTGACCTTCGTCAGCAAGCTGTCGCTGGAGAACGAGGCGCTGCGCTCGCTCGGCCTGCGGCGCGAGCTGGTGGCGGTGACGGGCGTGCGGGCCATCGGCAAGAAGCAGATGATCCACAACGATTCCACACCCCACATCGAGGTCGATCCGGAAACCTACGAGGTGCGCGCCGACGGCCAGCTCCTGACCTGCGAGCCGGCGGACGTGCTGCCCATGGCGCAGCGGTACTTCCTGTTCTGA
- the murI gene encoding glutamate racemase, translated as MIGVFDSGHGGLTVLRALVAAAPGRPFVYLGDHAAAPYGPRSEEDIYRLTVQGVERLFAQGCGLVVLACNTAAAVALRRMQRTWLPVAHPGRNVLGVLVPMVEAITRVPWMQDGPAADWRPEPRTVGVFATPATVASGSFPREIGKRAPDVQVVQQACPDLVPLIERGAGDAELAPAVRGYVRALLAQLDGRPLDAAVLGCTHYPLVAHLFAEALPPGVEVLCQPSLVARSLDNYLERHPEYVPAAGEAAGRLHFFTTGAAEPVGALAGRFFGRPTPFERLSP; from the coding sequence GTGATTGGTGTCTTCGATTCCGGGCATGGCGGTCTGACGGTGCTGCGCGCACTGGTGGCCGCCGCTCCCGGGCGTCCCTTCGTCTATCTCGGCGACCATGCCGCCGCTCCCTATGGTCCGCGCAGCGAAGAGGACATCTACCGCCTGACGGTCCAAGGGGTGGAACGGCTGTTCGCTCAGGGCTGCGGGCTGGTCGTCCTGGCCTGCAACACGGCGGCGGCGGTGGCCCTGCGGCGGATGCAGCGGACGTGGCTGCCCGTGGCCCATCCGGGCCGCAACGTGCTGGGCGTCCTGGTGCCGATGGTCGAGGCGATCACCCGCGTGCCCTGGATGCAGGACGGCCCCGCCGCCGACTGGCGCCCGGAGCCGCGGACGGTCGGCGTCTTCGCCACCCCGGCCACCGTCGCGTCGGGCTCCTTCCCGCGCGAGATCGGCAAGCGCGCGCCCGACGTCCAGGTGGTGCAGCAGGCCTGCCCGGACCTCGTCCCGCTGATCGAGCGGGGGGCGGGAGACGCGGAATTAGCTCCGGCGGTACGCGGCTATGTGCGGGCGCTGCTGGCGCAGTTGGATGGACGCCCGCTGGACGCGGCGGTGCTCGGCTGCACCCATTACCCGCTGGTCGCGCATCTGTTCGCGGAGGCGCTGCCGCCGGGGGTGGAGGTGCTGTGCCAGCCCAGTCTGGTCGCCCGCTCGCTGGACAACTACCTGGAGCGCCACCCCGAATACGTCCCCGCTGCGGGCGAGGCGGCGGGGAGGCTTCATTTCTTCACCACGGGAGCGGCGGAACCGGTCGGCGCCCTCGCGGGACGTTTCTTCGGCCGGCCCACACCCTTCGAACGGCTTTCTCCATGA
- the ureE gene encoding urease accessory protein UreE gives MTDTLRRATRVHARGHWPAEREAGTVTLAFDDRHRRRMVMTDDAGADFLLDLPRAVALDHGDGLELGDGAYLRVVAADEELMEVRCGGGTEGFARIAWHLGNRHLPVQIVGETIRLRRDHVIEDMLKGLGASVAAIHAPFAPEGGAYSGQGHGHSHGHGHGHDHDHDHSHSHSHSHSHSHGHYHSHGHSHD, from the coding sequence ATGACCGACACGCTCCGCCGCGCCACCCGAGTCCACGCCCGCGGCCATTGGCCGGCCGAGCGCGAGGCCGGCACGGTGACCCTCGCCTTCGACGACCGCCATCGGCGGCGCATGGTGATGACGGACGACGCGGGGGCCGACTTCCTGCTGGATCTGCCGCGCGCGGTCGCGCTCGACCACGGAGACGGGCTGGAGCTGGGCGACGGCGCCTATCTGCGCGTGGTCGCCGCCGACGAGGAGTTGATGGAGGTGCGCTGCGGCGGCGGGACGGAGGGCTTCGCCCGCATCGCCTGGCACCTCGGCAACCGCCACCTGCCGGTGCAGATCGTCGGCGAGACCATCCGCCTGCGCCGCGACCATGTGATCGAGGACATGCTGAAGGGGCTGGGTGCCAGCGTCGCCGCCATCCACGCGCCGTTCGCGCCGGAGGGCGGGGCCTATTCGGGGCAGGGGCATGGCCACTCGCACGGGCATGGCCATGGGCATGATCACGACCACGATCATTCGCATTCCCACAGCCATTCCCATTCCCATTCTCATGGGCACTACCATTCCCACGGTCATTCGCATGACTGA
- a CDS encoding urease accessory protein UreF — protein MGEDRHPLPRSGGGSGWGPVSATHLTKLLAWLSPSFPVGGFSYSHGIEAAVEQGLVRDRDTLARWMDGILRHGAGRTDGMLFVAAHRAVLAGDEAAFAWAVERADAMRASSETALESRAQGQAFLIAVRAAWPLEGMERWDRVIADTGRPVAYAVAVALAAALIGVPEGPALSAYLHAVAANLVSAGVRLVPLGQTDGQKALAALDSVVHSAAEAALTAPLDDLGSRAMAVDWTSMIHETQYTRLFRS, from the coding sequence TTGGGCGAGGATAGGCACCCTCTCCCGCGCAGCGGGGGAGGGTCGGGGTGGGGGCCCGTCTCGGCAACCCACCTCACCAAGCTCCTCGCATGGCTGTCGCCGTCCTTCCCGGTCGGCGGCTTCTCCTACAGCCACGGCATCGAGGCGGCGGTGGAGCAAGGCCTCGTCCGCGACCGCGACACGCTGGCGCGCTGGATGGACGGCATCCTGCGCCACGGGGCCGGGCGCACCGACGGCATGCTTTTCGTTGCCGCTCACCGCGCCGTGCTGGCCGGCGACGAGGCGGCCTTCGCCTGGGCGGTCGAGCGCGCCGATGCCATGCGCGCTTCCTCGGAAACCGCCCTGGAGAGCCGCGCGCAGGGGCAGGCCTTCCTCATCGCCGTGCGCGCCGCCTGGCCGCTGGAGGGGATGGAACGCTGGGACCGGGTGATCGCCGACACCGGCCGCCCGGTCGCTTACGCCGTCGCCGTGGCGCTGGCCGCCGCGCTGATCGGCGTGCCGGAGGGACCCGCCCTGTCGGCCTATCTGCACGCCGTCGCCGCCAACCTCGTCTCCGCCGGGGTGCGGCTGGTGCCGCTGGGCCAGACCGACGGGCAGAAGGCCCTGGCGGCGCTCGATTCCGTGGTGCACTCTGCGGCGGAGGCCGCGCTGACCGCCCCGCTCGACGATCTGGGCAGCCGCGCCATGGCCGTCGATTGGACCTCCATGATCCACGAAACCCAATACACGAGGTTGTTCCGCTCATGA
- the ureG gene encoding urease accessory protein UreG — protein MTAPISKSHGGPLRVGIGGPVGSGKTALTDALCKRMRDDWEVAAITNDIYTKEDAEFLTRSGALKPDRIMGVETGGCPHTAIREDASINLAAVDEMNRKFPNLDLIFVESGGDNLAATFSPELADLTIYVIDVSAGDKIPRKGGPGITRSDLLVINKIDLAPLVGASLEVMDRDARKMRGDRPFVFTNIKTGQGVDAVQSFIVQRGGLPLPG, from the coding sequence ATGACCGCCCCGATTTCCAAGAGCCATGGTGGCCCCCTGCGTGTGGGCATCGGCGGGCCGGTCGGCTCCGGCAAGACGGCGCTGACCGACGCGCTGTGCAAGCGCATGCGCGACGATTGGGAGGTCGCGGCGATCACCAACGACATCTACACCAAGGAGGACGCCGAATTCCTCACCCGCTCCGGCGCGCTGAAGCCGGACCGGATTATGGGAGTGGAGACCGGCGGCTGCCCGCACACGGCGATCCGCGAGGATGCCTCGATCAACCTTGCCGCCGTCGACGAAATGAACCGCAAGTTCCCGAACCTCGACCTGATCTTCGTGGAATCGGGCGGCGACAATCTGGCGGCCACCTTCTCGCCGGAACTGGCCGATCTGACCATCTACGTCATCGACGTATCGGCGGGCGACAAGATCCCGCGCAAGGGCGGGCCGGGCATCACCCGGTCGGACCTGCTGGTCATCAACAAGATCGACCTCGCCCCGCTGGTCGGCGCGAGCCTGGAGGTGATGGACCGCGACGCCAGGAAGATGCGCGGTGACCGGCCCTTCGTCTTCACCAACATCAAGACGGGGCAGGGGGTGGACGCGGTCCAGTCCTTCATCGTTCAGCGGGGTGGGTTGCCGCTTCCGGGCTGA
- a CDS encoding PRC-barrel domain-containing protein, with translation MKRLLLSAAMIAGALGPWPALAETCPEGVNRLGQRIGALEAAGNQTPASISPQELGQLRALRQTAERAGQRGGEPACQTILGEADALLRSVEHPRVVAADDLSKAKLHNASGEEMGSISELVVDPNTGRVAYAVVEAGGFLGLGERNFPVPWALVQPAQAGDGYVLNVTKDRLTAAPQFTRSNRPDMSDRQWAVALHTYYGVQPYWMRDGAALAAVGMPEGGAAGSPQLQSEVQRLSQEVDRLNRELSQARTLADTARKPDGTAQPGSSGSTGAEPAPGQGGSTPPAPQQ, from the coding sequence ATGAAACGTTTGCTCCTCAGCGCCGCCATGATCGCGGGGGCGCTCGGGCCTTGGCCGGCGCTCGCCGAGACCTGCCCGGAGGGGGTGAACCGGCTGGGCCAGCGCATCGGCGCGCTGGAGGCCGCCGGAAACCAGACCCCCGCCTCCATCAGCCCGCAGGAGCTTGGCCAGCTCCGCGCCCTGCGCCAGACCGCCGAGCGCGCCGGGCAGCGGGGCGGCGAGCCGGCCTGCCAGACCATCCTGGGCGAGGCCGACGCGCTGCTGCGCTCGGTCGAGCATCCGCGCGTGGTCGCCGCCGACGATCTGTCGAAGGCCAAGCTGCACAACGCCAGCGGCGAGGAGATGGGCTCCATTTCCGAACTGGTGGTCGATCCCAACACCGGGCGCGTCGCCTACGCCGTGGTCGAGGCCGGCGGTTTCCTGGGGCTGGGCGAACGCAATTTCCCGGTTCCCTGGGCATTGGTCCAGCCGGCGCAGGCCGGTGACGGCTATGTCCTGAACGTGACCAAGGACCGGCTGACCGCGGCGCCCCAGTTCACCCGCTCCAACCGCCCGGACATGTCGGACCGGCAATGGGCGGTGGCGCTCCACACCTATTACGGAGTCCAGCCCTATTGGATGCGCGACGGTGCGGCCCTCGCCGCGGTTGGTATGCCGGAGGGTGGTGCTGCGGGATCGCCGCAGCTTCAGTCGGAGGTGCAACGCCTGTCGCAGGAGGTGGACCGGCTGAACCGCGAGCTGTCGCAGGCCCGCACGCTGGCCGATACCGCCCGCAAGCCCGACGGGACGGCGCAGCCGGGCTCATCCGGTTCGACTGGCGCTGAACCGGCGCCGGGCCAGGGCGGGTCCACGCCGCCCGCTCCGCAGCAGTGA